From Calliphora vicina chromosome 3, idCalVici1.1, whole genome shotgun sequence:
ttattatatgtatttacattagcataaatttaatttaaaatctaatttttgtttttcacaaaattttataaatgtacaaatttttttaaaaaaaagccacaaaagacaatattataaattttagtaatgaacaatcataaatacataaaaacacaactttaaaaaaaatgtaagaaaaaatgttttaacctattttgtatcagagtatgtttttagcaagaggagttctttcactataacttaaataagtaaaaaacctcaataaacccacactattttttttctgtatatagaagctgaaagttcatattttaagagcatttaatggaatttacccgatcttgccctgattttttttaaattcaatctatatatcgaaaaaaccaccaataatggagaactttaaaaaaaatcttaaaaaatattttcaaaacatttatctcaacaaaaattatttatttacgttctcaaatacctgaagttgatggttccattttaatatttctagttttaatagatttaacaaaaaatataagctctcgaaatatcacaattttcaattttaaccacagcacgcaaaatttgtaaaaattatttgactttgaccgctcactgccaataaagtatgttactcacaactgtaattttagcagtttgtgatgtattatttaatgcactttaacccaataccaaacatgactgaaacagataaggttaagcttttgaattaatcgccacttttggtacatttcaaccctctgtgcgTCGTTTAATTAAGCTCAAATGTGGGGACAAACCGAACAAAATTCCGCCATCGATTTTTTGTGGTCACCCTAGTATGTAGGTTATAGATGGTATTTAGTATTTGATGTAATGATTTTGAAGGACTACAACGTTAATATTgtgacaaataaataaaatgaaagtgaTAAAAAACAGATTAAGATAAATACATTTTCTTCCACGGATTTCACGttttcatataaacattttcCCATGTTAACACAATCCAAATATACACAGTTCAAATCATCAAACTTCTTggttaatttacaaatttttctttgCTATATTTTTGTCCCTTACTGTATTTACAACTgtataataaaattagtttgTGTGCTATGTTTACATTTACACGTACATGTGTATATAtaatgtatgtatctatgtatgtatacacAATCATAGTCCTTTTAAGTATAAACTGTTTGTGGGATATGAATTGTGTTGGTGCAGTCACGTCCAGAAGTGATTCATATTTACTGAAACAGTGTTACGAAAAAGTTAATGAACAAAatagaattttccaaatgtatttcagaattttctaattgtaaatCAGAAATTACTaatagaaatacaaatagaaaattcggAGATACAATcagaaatttctcaaatacaattagaaaattctgaaacatAATTATaagtttctgaaatataattggaatattctgaaatataattaaaaatgtcgGAAATACAATTATGTAttaacttctgaaatacaaatggtgTAGATGCTAGTGTGAAATGTTATCAAATAAATTAACACAGTCTGGTTCCCGATACTTCAGATAGTTCGTTCAGaaccagagcttcgaattatttaattcaatttgagcttaattcaaaattataaaaatttctgcAATATATTAGTAGCTAAGGGTAACACAATAGGCCTAAGGGCCTACGAGAATACTCGCTAATAACGAGCGGTACATGTCTAAAAGACCATGACAAATTAATTCAGACCTGCATCATAATTGACTAGTACTTAAAAAATTAGGATTAAGAACCATTTAAAGTACttgtacttaaaaaaacacgagttagggcctttctatattaaggtaaaaaAGATATGTAGTtatgaatcagctggtttcAGTAATAGAAAacgaacaaaagaaaatttcaaaatggttgtcaaggccaattcatataaggtggagtcagtcaaacagctgattacttttttatttcgcTTGTTATAgtcttactaaaaaaattacacatgtatgtccatttactttttatttctacTGTTATATGGTGGTTCTATTATTTTCCTTTTATCGAGTGCgttctatatattttattgtaaatatttacaacaaatctttgtttgttgtatgtatatacatatgtatggataAGTACCATTTAAACCACCcaacagttaagcaagtagtcaatttatcccttatagacagtaattgtcactaatgtctgattatTTGGCTAACTCCAATTGACATATTTTAGGTCAATTGACACGTATGTGCACTTTGTACTGTAAAAAGATAtcaattgtttactttatacatcacAGGTattctagcgtgaagtcaattgtcacttaagtgtctctaagtaatctagagtgtggttactttaaacgttaattgtgtattgcacttttttgtaattcgtacaaactggttttatattcatacagtttattttatttatttttttttaagtatactgacatcccatgtgACCTAGCGtgtagtcaattgtcactttagtgtctctaagtaacctagagtttAGTCActtcaaacgttttttttaactgaattttggaaaatagttattttacccaccagaagtaatatattggagagttgtcggaggaaggtttgtttacaagcaatcggttattggactgtataTGAtagtctttttaactgactatttgaggtcaattagcacccgtacatgttaaaataactatttatgtaGCTGAtgaagtaaccagttaggtagctagtaaggtaacttaCTCTACGTAACCGGtgtgtgaatccaatgcgttgactactttgctccagctatcagacagtctcattataattaaaatgcttagtacatgcacgtgttaaaatcacTAGTCACGTAACTACGTATCTATTTGTTGTCACCCTAAGTGATATGTATAattactagttcgggacagACACCAAAAACTGCTGGGCATATATAAGTACCATTTATATACACAAGTAAAGTTTCAAAAGatgaaattagtttttctttattacaCACGTTTAAACTTTACCCATTAGTACTGCAacgtttttcttaaattatttcCTTGTCATCCAATTCagtattgattttattttattttattacaacatATTTGATTGCAATCTGTAGCAGCAAGGTATCCCAGTCCACCTACCGGTTCTATTGTTTATGTCATAATTTCTTcaccattaaaaatattaaacagattgttatttttatatttttattgaggaatttaagaaaatatttagactaatatcaatcatattggtatgtaggtatttatttattattattgttgatactgagttgtttaaaacaattgtgttttgaataaaaaaatgtttatttataataaatttttttagacgttgttgtatgttgtattattaaaataatcatgtgATTGTAAagaaaagtcataaaataaacctacatatatatgtacatatttatttatttgtatgtacgattataatttatcaaataaattCTTTATGCATAAGTATGTGTGTAATTAACAGACAAAAACTACCATTAAttagaataaaattatattcaaaatgacaaaatatctacaaaaattttaagaaatgcaaatttctttactttttcaaaagtatGGCAAATAAACGTCATCAATTTCAGCATGATTTTTACACCCAAATAAGATGCCAACAGATGTTTGCGGCCAGACATTACGAAAACTAccaataacaataacgaaattCACATGGTTTTACCCTTAAGacataatacaaaaacaaatcagATGAGTATAAGACCGAAAAAAAAGACAATCAGGGGTTCCCAAATCattatttaacaatttgaataatttttagagtttgattgtaatttctacaatatacaTTTTCCACTGTATGAAGTAGGGCTGCCATGTTTGtatagatgaaaaataaaattaaactaaaactaaagtttagtttgtttgaggacattttttttttaatttttgtagttgataaACTGGATCAGAGgataaaaatttcctttttaaggtttttatgattttgtctCGCATAAGAAACATATACAATTTTGGTATAATGAGAAAGAAGGGTCTTTGAAATGCCGTTTCAATGGCGTCTACTTAAtatattttcgatttatttcaaaaacattcgaacttttgcaaaatttaaattaatatacatacatattacaaACCTCATATAAATTTGCCGAAACGgttgttttagtttttcaaaattcaatctagtttgaattttattttaatatttcgagACCTATTTTCTCACTGATCTGATGTTAGCTATATGTTCTATGGGATGAACCAAAAGTAATGTGACGCCTATTTTTAGTGGCCTAAGTTCTGTACATAGACAATAAGTTCTGTCTTAAGTTTTGTACATAAGACTAGTATTTCGGGACTTCCCAAGGAAGTATAAcgggaataaaattaaaacctaaaaacatcttgaaaaaaactaaataaattaaagccTAGATAAAGGTAGCCAATAAGAATTTTTGctggaattcaatttgaaaaCAACTGTAATTTCAGCCATGAATACATTTCATGCAATTGAATTATActtagttgtattacactttttATCAATaccattctccagtaaaaaggaaacataaattcaagccacatGTCTTTTGTTCGTaaactatttaattaaaataaaaacataattatatttgcattcaagtcaaattccaagaAAATGTTGAAAGTGCTTAAAATTATTGATCTTTAGTGCTAATAGAGTGGTGTATAACCAAGACAATAAATAATACTTTTCGTGTGCTCAAATTCCGCAtatgttagaaatttttttcaaaaaacctgattcatgaattttttatggGGTAACATTAAGTCGTTAGTCTATgccaacaaaacaataataaaaacccGAAATTGTGAACGTTCCGACCGATATGTTGGAAAATTAGGTCCACAGAGTCGATAACTGAAGAGATCGAATTCCATATTAATATGGTACATGAGAATTGCATGTCAGCCCGatatcttaattattttgttttattatacccttcaccatgagttgcaatgatatatataagtttgtcattccgtttgtaatttctacatttttcatttgtgaccccacaaagtatatatattctggatcgttatagatagcgaagtcgatatagccatgtccttctgtatgttgaaatcaactttccgtagcccccaaataacttacatacacgattcacaCAACAATATaccgggaattcttccggctcggttgctatttaaaatcgacaatctcgatttttggcctatttttgatctatatctggattactaagtcattaatatagacaatatggatatctaatgatagatatttcaaaacccattgcaacgatgtatataaggctatatatagtaagttggtagtgtttataaaccggttaaccgaaaaaccggtttttcttcgaaatctcggttttttgcgaaccggttaatttaaaatgttgattttcggttaaccggtttatccggtttttatcactcggttaaccggtttttaaaatttggtactaaaataaataaatcacattttttgtgcattttttatattcattgtatacacattattgaatttaaagtttctttcaataaattttacttcattAATGTGTTTTATTcgttcatttcgttagcttagtgtacaaagtccttttcagaaatattacaggagaaaCGTTCTAAAAGCCatgatttgaattatttttgaaatctgataatggagttttattaattatttagtatgatttataatgacaaataatcagagctaagaagaagtgcgtttgcatcttataggtcctttttgggaattgtaacattttctgtttcatatcagaaagtcgaggtgataataaattttaaaattatcaaatatttaactaaaaaaaaatttatttacagtttttggttgaaatttaatgaataaaccaataattaaaagaagaattatatacatatttagtaacatatttatactcaattccatttgactgagataataattttgaaatttttacaaaataaaatggacttagcacttttgtatatttatagttatttaatattaaccattcctactaaaactacaaattttaaagctgcgtatactttataggacattttatttgtctacacatatatgacggttaaccggtttaactggttttttcgatgtcggttaaccgaaaaaccggttttctaaaaaaggccaattttcggttaaccgacaaaccggttttttaaaaagtcggttttttataaacactataagttgggtcaaaatcgggaaaaatattttttaacccgatttttttttcatcaacaaattttttttggcataaattctttttcccaaaaattttttttttaatttcaaaaaaaaaaaaaatttaaattttgtttacctaaaagtattttaaagtataatttggtgaagggtatataagattcggcacagcttctcttaattgtttaaattagagTTCGATTGTTCATGAACGAAGTAATTCAATTGAACAAATCAGTCAGAGTGAAGTGGCTCGGtcctattatttttattaaaagcgtTTATTTAACTTGTcattttagtttgtttgttggtttgttagtcaaaatttttaacttaattttgaaCCACTTCTCGTAGCACGAATACGCTGATGACAATGTAAttataaaactgttaaaataatctTTAGATCATGCAAAAACCTGAAGTcatattatgttcgaaaattccaaCTTGTGTATGTaagctgttaaaataatctctaaatcatgaggattcttaaaaatatacttttagttttatttgaggccaatttcttacatttcccaattttgaaaaaatatgttcgaaaattcgaatttaaattcgaaatattcaagGAGctctaaaaataagaaaatagaataataataaacgagtaagagagctatattcggctgtgcccaatcttcaccaaattatactttaaaataaaaattttaaatatttttaagtaaacaaaattaaaatttttttttttcaaaatttaaaatttttttttaatttattagcgaaattgtttttaacttttttaaattattagtgaaaaaaattttataacaaaaaaattttttttatgaaaaaaaaattcgttgtaaaaaatatttttcccgattttgtagGTTCGACTTACTTGGCCTTATATACATCATTACAAACGTCTTTGatatatctattattggatatccatattgtcaatattaataacttatttatttattttatttataattattaattacaGTAATACAATTAAgtaattaaaagaattttaaaaaagtactagcGGCTAAGGCTTTCGACTCCGATTTGACTATTATTATAggtatattttaaagaaaatgttggtatagaatactttaaatattataagagaGTCCAATTTCTGagatgattttataaatttgtttaatgtcGTGTTCTGGCAAGTTTTTTAGACATTCTGTTGGTTGTTGTgatccaaatatttttactatagTGCTGTTGAAGGATGGGCAATCATCGAGTATGTGCTTTACGTTGAGTTGGGTATTACAAGTGGAGCATATTGAGGGCATGGTTATATCCAGTAGGTATTTATGGGTTGCTTTGGTGTGTCCAATTCTCATCCGTACAATTAggtttgtaacatttttctgaCACGATTTTGGAAAGTTTGGTTTACTACCCATGGGATTTAAGTTTTTGTATGCATGTTGATAGTCAGACCATTTTTGACTTTTGAATCttatataaaaagaataaattCGATTTAAAATATCACGATGTTCCCATGTAGAGAAAGTAAGTAGAGGTCTGTTTTTTGCTTCAGCGGCTGCTTTATCTGCATATTCGTTGCCTGGTATACCGACGTGAGAGGGGAtccataacaattttattttgttggtatttttaatgcaaatgtttCTAATTTGAGTAATCAGCGGAGAATCAtacaaagtattttttatagccATGATAACCGAAAGGCTGTCGGTGCATATGACAAATTTTGATGAGAGCTGAGAAGCATTTACGGCTGCTTCAgcatattaataacttagtaattcagttatatatcaaaaataggtcgaggttgttgtggtttttccttatatctcagacatttgtttGCCGTATACAGGTAAATAAATGATCACGATGGCTATGAGAGCCGACTGCTTTGAAacctatatgtatgtatgtgtgcttatggaaattaaattataacaGCTAAAgccttttctaaataaattttgagcaattagaaaattttacacacttttgtaagaaaatcaaatttaaaagattGAGAACTCCTGACATTCACTATGCATATGATTAAATGCTTGTGAATAAGTGCATATGTGTGCGTGTGCATAATGTATATAATAGAAAAATCGGCAACAATAAAAATTGAAACGTGTTCAGATAAACGACCAATTAACATAAGAAAACCTAACAAAAAAGAGGCAGCAGAAAAACagactaaacaaaaaaatttagaatataaaaacacaacaaaataaataaacaaaaaaaaaaaacaatcagaattGTCACGCAAATATAGACAACGACGaagatagaaaaaaaaacaacattagaAATCTCAGACCCTGACATTAGAATATTAAAAGTTGTTGAGACATTATCATCAGCAGAAGCAaaattttcgtgattttaaattatttttctaaaaaaagttcctcaaaaaaaaactatattaaattgcataaaagtgtttattgttaaatacaataacaaacaatattataaaatttacaattataatataaaaatatgtatattctacaaaaaagtAATACAAGTAACAAATTGTGTGGATGTctgtaagaaatattaaaatatttggcaaATAAAGTGCTAATTTATACATATTCATATTAAGGTAAAAGTTaaggttttataaattaaaaaacaatatttatatgaatatatgtatatcatttaATCAGTACagccctaaaagtatgcaatacaCAATTCGcttagtaaatattttatatatgctATATTATTCACAAACATGTGATAAATGTTGAGAGTAATTAGATGAGATCCCGTGCAATAGTGAAtaagaaaaatcaaatttaaattcttgtgaataaatatttagcagTGTATtgcattgaaataaaaataaactaataaaagaaaatcattaggTAATGTATAAATACCttataaatacaaatcattTGACAACCTTTATTAAGATTTAAGTAATGTCGAACTGCACCATTTCCATTGTATACAAGAATCTTCCAATaggatttagaattttttagttGTATTTCAAAACTTCCGAATTAGAACATTCTGAAAAATTCTTAAGCAATACTCGACTGTCGAAAAGGGCTCCTCGCGTAAAACATaatgtttgtatataaattggGTACGCTGAACACAAATAGAGCAAACATTTCACAATTTGTCAACATGCACATAGGACTATGTGCACCGatgatatattctggatccttattggTGGGGGTGTCGATTTACCAGTATCCGTTTTCCTGTTGACATTTTATAATCctctgaaatatatttttatttttatcacgaggctacatattttaattaatttaatcttCTTTCAGAAATATCTAAACACtgcacaaataataataataataataataataatcaaaacGCACCCATGTTCCTGGTGACACAATATCAACTCCAAAACTCGTCTAAAACTATGctcaagttttaaaaatttctaatataCACAACACAATTCATAAAAAAAGATAAACTCGCAACATGCAACGTGGTGCCAGTGAGGAACGTATAACCAGTGCTAATTCCAGCCCAAGACATAGCAACAAATATCCGGGATCAGCGTTATTAGGCCTGCTCACAAAGCGTTCGACAAAAGTTGAACCTCATCCCGCCGTAGAAGTTGAGCACAATGAAAAACACGCTGTAGGCAACAGTAGCAGTCATCAACCGAACAGTGGAAATCATGACACCTCCTTTGCTAAATGCACTCCGGATAAGAAATCACCCCTAATGAATGATCACAATCATGTGAGCAGACCAAATCCTAGAAGTCAAACATTACCCAATAATGCCACTCCAAATGACATGCTAAGGGGGACACACTTCATAGAGAAGTCTCAGAGCAGTGGCATTATAAATTTGCATCGTAAAGTGAAGGtgggtaaaaataaaaatcacataCATCGTCATAGTACCGATGGTTCGCAAAGTGATGGCGGCATTGCCACTGGAATTGAAGTCATGCTGAGGAAGACCCCCAAAAATCGTTCTCCAAACCATAATCGTTTTAGTCATCAGTTCAGTTTGTGTTGTAAGGCGGAAAAGAAACCTGTTACCCCACCGGTAACAGTACGCTATAACTCCATTCCAGATGGCCAAAATCAAACCGTTAAGAAAGACAACATGTCGCTGAGTTGGATTACGCCGGATAATACTTCGCTGTCTATTGGTTCAGCCATCTCTAATCCAACGGCCTGTCTGCAGCCAACTTTTGTGGCCGTACCGGCGGCTGCTCTGACGGAGTGTGCCAGTGCTCCACAGAGTCCGGTAACTGGGAAATCCATGATGTTTCCAAATGTTGACTCCTCCTATGGTTCACCTTCCAATACCTCGCTAAAAAGCAATCAAAGTGATACACCTAATGGTGCTAATAACTCTTCAGGCAGTGGTCCCATACGGCCCATAGCCATTTCAGCCTGTCGTTCTCGCCTAAGACTTAAACTATATCCTCCTGGCAAGGAATTGCCACCATTTGCTGCTGAATTTCCTGCTGCAGAAGAAGGAGCTGTGTCAGATATCAAGAGGGCCACTACGCCCCAACATATGTCTTCTCCCAACATTGCAAGTCAGACAGAGATAACGGGCTCTGTTGCTCATGAGCCAGACTCGCAATCCATTCGCTTTATGTCTcatgaaaatatacaaatgcAACGCCAGAGCTCTAGTTCGGGTTTAGCGCGTCATGCTCTTATGGCAGCCCAAGTTTTAAGTTTAATACCAACGGATCAGGCAAGAGAGAGGTGAGTTATAAGTTAATTGTTACAATAAATGAATAACACAAATTAATcttcaatttcttttattttaggaGTTATTTGGATGGACGTTTAGGTTCTTCTTCCTTGTTGGGCCCCAGTGAATTGATCAAAGTTATACCCAACAAGGAAGTGACTATATTTGTGGGTACCTGGAACATGAATGGCCAAAGTCCGCCCAAGtaagcaaaaaataatttgaaattaattatgttgccttgaaaatttaaaattatcaattttctcGTCTACACAGGGAAATGAACGATTTCGTGCTGCCCGCAAATATTGAGCATGTACCCGACATTGTTGCCATTGGCACTCAGGAATCCAGTCCAGATCGTTTTGAATGGGAAGTTACTATACAAGAAACCTTGGGACCATCACATGTTCTCTTCCACTCCACAGTATTGGGTACACTGCATTTGGCTGTGTATATGAGGCGAGATTTGATATGGTACTGTTCGGCTCCCGAAGATGCCAATTTGTCGGTGAGAACTGGTTCAGCGTTTCGCACAAAAGGAGCCGTGGCCATTTCATTTTGTCTCTTCGGCACCTCAATGCTTTTTGTCACCTCGCATTTAACAGCTCATCAGCAAAAAGTCAAAGAAAGAGTATCAGATGTTAAGAGAATTATACATGCTCTCGACTTGCCAAAGAATCTTAATTTAAGACATAAAAATAAGGATGTCACCCAGAATTTCGATAATGTATTCTGGTGTGGAGATTTAAATTTTCGTTTGAGTGAGCCGAGAGAAAAACTCTTGGAATGGATTGAGAACACCAAATTCCCACTCCCCTCACATTTACCACATGGCTATATGCATACCGATCAGCTGTCGTCGGTGTTGGCAGATGGTGCAGCATTTCGGGGGTTTATGGAGGCTAATATAACATTTCCTCCCACCTATAAGGTATTTGTATTGTCTTTtattaagttaaatttaaaattcttaataaaaaatttaatttctttttacagTACGATCCTGGTACACAGCACTTTGATACCTCTTCGAAACAACGTGCTCCCGCTTATACCGAtcgcattttatataaatatcgtCAAGCTCAGGGTTTAATGATGAGACGCCAAAGTACAATACCAGGCATGCCATCGCCCTCGCAACCGTTGGTCCAGTGCTTATTATACGATTCGGTGCCGTCCATTACCACATCGGACCATAAACCGGTTTGGGCTTTATTTAAGACTATTATTAGAGCGGGTACAGATTCGTAAGTCTGCGTTTGgaagaaaactttatttttgttttaatttaaaatttgttctttcTTTAGCATTCCATTGGCAGCTGGACTTTTTTGTCGTGATATTTATTTGGAGGGTATGAAACGTAGATTAAATAATCAATATACAGGCTCTTCGGCCGTTTGTTCTatacaataatttttcttaattaacgCAC
This genomic window contains:
- the INPP5E gene encoding inositol polyphosphate 5-phosphatase E yields the protein MQRGASEERITSANSSPRHSNKYPGSALLGLLTKRSTKVEPHPAVEVEHNEKHAVGNSSSHQPNSGNHDTSFAKCTPDKKSPLMNDHNHVSRPNPRSQTLPNNATPNDMLRGTHFIEKSQSSGIINLHRKVKVGKNKNHIHRHSTDGSQSDGGIATGIEVMLRKTPKNRSPNHNRFSHQFSLCCKAEKKPVTPPVTVRYNSIPDGQNQTVKKDNMSLSWITPDNTSLSIGSAISNPTACLQPTFVAVPAAALTECASAPQSPVTGKSMMFPNVDSSYGSPSNTSLKSNQSDTPNGANNSSGSGPIRPIAISACRSRLRLKLYPPGKELPPFAAEFPAAEEGAVSDIKRATTPQHMSSPNIASQTEITGSVAHEPDSQSIRFMSHENIQMQRQSSSSGLARHALMAAQVLSLIPTDQARERSYLDGRLGSSSLLGPSELIKVIPNKEVTIFVGTWNMNGQSPPKEMNDFVLPANIEHVPDIVAIGTQESSPDRFEWEVTIQETLGPSHVLFHSTVLGTLHLAVYMRRDLIWYCSAPEDANLSVRTGSAFRTKGAVAISFCLFGTSMLFVTSHLTAHQQKVKERVSDVKRIIHALDLPKNLNLRHKNKDVTQNFDNVFWCGDLNFRLSEPREKLLEWIENTKFPLPSHLPHGYMHTDQLSSVLADGAAFRGFMEANITFPPTYKYDPGTQHFDTSSKQRAPAYTDRILYKYRQAQGLMMRRQSTIPGMPSPSQPLVQCLLYDSVPSITTSDHKPVWALFKTIIRAGTDSIPLAAGLFCRDIYLEGMKRRLNNQYTGSSAVCSIQ